The following are encoded in a window of Arvicanthis niloticus isolate mArvNil1 chromosome 1, mArvNil1.pat.X, whole genome shotgun sequence genomic DNA:
- the LOC117724339 gene encoding olfactory receptor 13G1-like codes for MAPVNQSAVTMFILQSFVDDPLVEDTLFCLFFALFIAAIAGNGLIIITIHSSPNLHTPMYFFLANLALMDVICTVTVLPKVLQSLVAENSISYGGCLTQMFIFSWVLGSELLLFSAMAYDRYLAICRPLHYGTLMSGRACVALATFAWFTGALNSLVLTCLVLPLSFCGPNLITHFFCEIPSVLMLSCSPTFINNVMTVIADMFLTGLNFLLTMTSYGFIVTSILRIRSAEGKKRAFSTCSAHLVVVTLYYSTVLYTYVRPALGTAGLLDKVISVLYTTVTPSLNPLIYTLRNKEFKTSFKKLIFLLRTLSLEMNSRSSG; via the coding sequence ATGGCTCCGGTAAACCAGTCGGCTGTGACCATGTTCATCCTGCAAAGCTTTGTTGATGACCCCTTGGTTGaggacaccctcttctgcctcttctttgccttgttcatagcagccatagcTGGCAACGGCCTGATTATCATAACCATCCACAGCAGTCCCAACCTCCACAcgcccatgtacttcttcctagCCAACCTTGCCCTGATGGATGTGATATGCACTGTGACCGTCTTGCCCAAAGTCCTGCAGAGCCTGGTGGCAGAGAACAGCATTTCTTATGGGGGATGCCTCACACAGATGTTCATCTTCTCCTGGGTCCTGGGCTCTGagcttctgcttttctctgccatggcctatgaccgctaccTTGCAATCTGCCGGCCATTGCACTATGGTACCCTCATGAGTGGCAGAGCCTGTGTGGCCCTTGCAACCTTTGCGTGGTTCACTGGAGCTCTCAATTCCTTGGTGCTCACTTGTCTGGTGTTGCCACTGTCCTTCTGTGGTCCCAATCTCATCACACACTTCTTCTGTGAGATCCCTTCTGTGTTGATGCTGTCCTGCAGCCCTACTTTTATCAACAACGTCATGACTGTCATTGCAGACATGTTCCTGACAGGCCTGAACTTTTTATTGACCATGACATCCTATGGTTTCATCGTCACCAGCATCCTACGCATCCGCTCAGCTGAGGGCAAGAAGCGTGCCTTCTCCACCTGCTCTGCCCACCTGGTTGTGGTCACCCTTTATTATTCCACTGTTCTATACACTTATGTCCGGCCAGCCCTGGGAACTGCTGGACTCCTGGACAAGGTCATTTCTGTTCTGTACACCACTGTGACCCCATCTCTGAACCCCCTTATCTATACCCTGAGAAACAAGGAATTCAAAACATCCTTTAAAAAACTCATTTTTCTATTGAGAACTTTGAGTTTGGAGATGAACTCTAGAAGCAGTGGGTAA